CCTGGTGAAGCTGATCATGCCGATCGCCATGGAGAAGGGCCTGCGCTTCGCGGTGCGCGAGGGCGGGCATACCGTGGGCGCCGGCGTCGTCGGCGACATCCTCGAGTAACGCCATGGGAGACCGAGTCGTCACGATCCTGGCGTGCGGAACGTGCAAGAACAAGAACTACAGTTTCCAGCACGGGAAGAAGCGTCAGTACAAGGTGGAAGTGAAGAAGTTCTGCCGCAAGTGCCGAAAACAGACTCCCCACAAGGAAGTCAAGTAGGCCGCGCGCCGTCCCCCCCGCCTCATGAGGCGGGGGGGCGGCGCCAGCGGATCGTCGCAGGGACCCGCTAACAATCTCGAGCGCGCCGGCGAAGCCGGCGCCCTCACGCGAAGGACCTCGGGGCATCGCGGCGGAAGAAGCGTCCGCCGCCGTCGTCCGGTTTGGGCCGGACGGCCTCGACGCAGGATCCGCACTCCGTTTGGAGCGCCGTGCGGACGGGACGGCCGGACCGGAAAGCCAACCGGGAACGCCGTATAAAAGTCTTCCGCTCCGGGTGCCGCTGCCCGGCGGGGAGGTCACAGCGCGGCAAGGCCAGCAAAGCACGCTTGCCGACGCGCCATAGGAGGGGCGGAGCCCATCCTGTGGGGAGCGCCGAGCGCTTCGACAGCGCGAGGGGCAATGTTCGGCGAAGCCGAACGTAGCCTCCCGGCCGAAGGCACGGGACGCGACAGATGGGGGTGTCATCCAATTGGCTAGGATAGCGGTCTCCAAAACCGTCAATCTAGGTTCAAGTCCTAGCGCCCCCGCACTTTGACGAGACGCACGACACAGATGAGGATGCGATGAACCCGATGAAATTCTTGCAGGAAGCCTGGT
The window above is part of the Elusimicrobiota bacterium genome. Proteins encoded here:
- the rpmG gene encoding 50S ribosomal protein L33, translating into MGDRVVTILACGTCKNKNYSFQHGKKRQYKVEVKKFCRKCRKQTPHKEVK
- a CDS encoding elongation factor Tu; amino-acid sequence: LVKLIMPIAMEKGLRFAVREGGHTVGAGVVGDILE